Sequence from the Polypterus senegalus isolate Bchr_013 chromosome 3, ASM1683550v1, whole genome shotgun sequence genome:
agcacttattctgttacaattggcgtagccggcaggattctctggccgtcagtttggcagaggacctgaatttaaaaatttattgtggacagaatatcccgggaagacagcgtcacgacacacacagaaaaatcgccagaaacctcatctttatcaagtccgtcatggggaagaagaagacaaagcagagcgccagcaacagcggaggtctagcgctcggcattgcctgcgccaagaggagctatggagctgctacgcatttcgggagagatttcgAGGAGGACGTCACCGACGAGGTATGTACggggaatgtactgaataatctttttaaattaacacatgatgtcccatgtacatacctcccagatgtccatccaaggctctgcggaggcagaagacagacccgaaggcgatggcgcgctctcattcaggcaaacgagtaacccgaagcacttccgcattacgggtgccggcgaggacacgtgacctaccacaagggattccaggaaggtgacgttccgatccagctgtttgtggcttcgcccaagaaaagacggacttgagtttTTCAAGGGGAAAGGGAGGCGATCAAGTACCGCTCTCCtacaaaaggtaaggaggtccggaaatgattgatcggtccgtcgataaattgatacagacggatcacagtcagccaaaagcggcaccgcggtcctccaaaagaactccaaatcccaggctccctttgcgggacctgtctgagcccgcgccaggagcggccgtgtttattggctcccacccggagggtaaggctaatgatggctcgagcatgcctccgggtgaattaagtaactttttggacgtgcacgagctggaaaagttgcttcagcccgtgcacaaatttttacaggtggtggagacaataaagaagatcactggggatctgggagcagcggccgaagcgcctttaaggagggtggatgaattcctacggcgatttggtcaggagtctcccattatgattgatttggcggtacaggtgagttttaccgtACCGCatacagaataaggggacacagagtgacgcgggcccgcgtttaattagtagcgggtgccaagtcactacgagccctacaaacgagtgtggtgtgatgacagaagggcggtggaagcactgatcgtaccagagcagctgaaaagtgctgtctctcgagcgatgcggtgctgaagacgccgctctggtttctttaaagtcaacgggcatgcaaacagcaaagaggctctctttctaatagagagactcaagctgtcgccgacagagtaagcaggagatccccgaaatacaccgtgggtctcctgacaaggtgggaaaaagggcggagagcagcgaggcggccagaaaaccctccttggcgggggaaagggtggagctgaccgagttcccgagatgtttcaggtctcgggaaaagagccaaccaggaggacttcgtcggtgctacaattgccagcgaccgggtcacgagtggcgccaatgtccccggggagacaggaggtacaccgtccccccaaggtttgctcgaggacagaggcaacgcagtcagagcccggatgacgcgtcctcttggaggaagacttccctctcggggcaggccgctccgaatctttataattcgtcgctggggaatactgtaagatatggccggccatgtaccccggccaatacccccaagccgccaggtggagccctccttgcagcatggaggtccccagaagaccagcagggcattatggaccatgtagtttttatgcacctccctgctggatgccatgggggccacgagagggagctgcagggaggaccgaagagttcttcatgccctatgacccggaagttcgtcataggaagagcgacgggcttccggggtgagaaaaacattatttaccctgacccggaaggaataaggacttgtggactgttgggaaggaacacctccgggtcagggaatataaaaggactgtgggagctcccagacgatgagctgagttgggaggcagggtggctaagcgcctgggagtggaggattgtttattattgtggtttattgttattgtgaattgtggagaggagcgtgctttgtgcacttattataataaatatcatctttggacttttacctggtgtctgacgtatagtctgagggtacaagggtgcgagaagcatcttattctgttacagtgtTTACCACATACTATTTTCCCTACCACATCTCagacatatgattttttttactataaattagtCCAGTGTGCACAGATGTGCCCTGTGATGCAGTAACAATCCATCCAAATGTGATTGTGACCTAAACACTCAACCGCAAGGGTACATTCTTGTTTTCCTCAACCATGTAAAGaataaagtggattcagaaaaaaaGATGGTTATATGTTATTATTGTGCAAAGTGATGATTCAGTGGTCAGTGGGTTTGCAATGTGTAGTTAGTATTTCACCTTTTACCTATGGGGGTTCTTCCAACAGTTCCCTTTCCTCCTACACAAAGATGTCCACACCTTCTGGGACTGAGAGTTGGTGTATTCATGGAGGTGTTCTGCCATGTGTTCATCTTCCAGGGATTGTTAATGCCATTTGCCCATGGGCTCCTCCAATAGTTGTTACCACCCCACAGTCATGTGTGTTGGagaaagcagttttaaaaaatgttggaaGGATTTTATTGTCAAACTTATACGGTGGTGATCGCTGCTGCATGTTAACTTTGACTCCAGGGACTTTGAATTCAAAACCCTTGTTCACTCACTGTAGAATCTGTATTCTCTCACTATTGTCAATGTACATTTTCTCCAAATATTTAGGCTTTTTCACACATTTCAAAGTTATGTGAATAAGGACAATTGGTAACAATTACTTGACCAGGTATGAAAGTTTgtcagaatattttttattacactttttgcttatgcctttatccaagatgactagTATATTCAGGATATGTTGAGAGCATTTACtgatattttttagattttgagCAGAGTCGGGTCTATTGACTtgatcatggtcacacagtgagtGACATAAAGGAACTAAACTGGCACCCTTTGACTTTAAACTCCTTTGTTGCAGCCAGTACACTGCATGAGTCTGCCCTGCTTTCTGCCTAATGCTGCTATTATACGCTGCAGCTTCTTTGTTACAATGTactgtaaaagaaatataaaaccgATGGATGTTATTTCTTAGTTGtgttaatgtttgcttttctttaataattttattgcagtTAAGGGTGATTTCAGTAGTTAATATCTCACAAGAGTTCATTGGTTTACATACATGACAGACACATATTAAGTAGTGCCTAGTAGGGCAAAAATGTTGTTAAAGACTTTATCAAAGCTGGGTTCAGCCTGGTTAAAATATTCAgtgaaataatgatagaaataaGCATTTACATCCAATTCATTTTGTCACAAAACACTTTTGATGCTCGTTGCTCCTAACCTGAAGTTATACTACTTACTCCAACTATACAGTATGTCAAGATCTGAGGTCATCCTTTGAAAccaaactttttaaaactttacCAAAGTAAACATTTTCCTCCTGCCATTCATCATTTTGgttgaaatttatttatttatttttgtttcctgctttgccacACCCAAGGAAAGCAGGGCATCTGAATCTATAGCTCTCTGTTAGCGCTCTTGACATACTCAGTCTTTTAGTTCTCCAGTCACACCAtttttctgaaatgaaaaataGATTATGTTATTATGCCTGTTTAAGTGAGCTTCTCCAAAGCTGCTTCGGGCCCATCTGGTCAATTTGGAGTCTTAGGTTCTGCTTAACCcatttaaaatttcccttttgtagattgttattttcatttattcacaGGCATATATTACATTGACGGAATGAATGGGTGAATTTAAAAACTAAACGACTATCTGGATTCTGTTCAGTAGTTTCAAAGGAACTGGAAAactgaattttaataaaatagttgcttttatttatattttaatagcaAAACTAGTAATAAACATGCTATTTACATCAagtcaatgcattttattaaatacaaGTACATCTATAGAACACCAAAACAAGATTCTTTTACAAGACTTACAAGTCAgggtttttttgtaatttttcttttacatatttgtttttaaagaagcaATACGCTTGCCACAGTAGTTGACGGATGCAGACCAAACACACGTGCAGTCTTCTTCAGATCTCAGTGTTCTAAATAGCAAGACAGTCCACAGGGTCTTTCTATTGGTAGTGGATTTGTTTTCCCTTTCCAGTGCTGGTGATCCATAGACTTGGGGGGAAATAAAGCTAACACTGTTACACCACAAAACAGCATGCCTGACTAGGGCTGCTGGGTACCACTGACTGCACTGCTGTCAGACACTCAAGCCATACATACCTGAGCATGATACCAGCTCCCTGCCAACACTCTGGGGCTACTGTAAGGCAACTACTTTTTGGAATGTATGATGgttcctttttttgtcttttcatcaTCAAGAGCAACTGCATAATAGTATTCAGAGTAATGTTTCTTGACAAGACTAATTCACAATAACCTTGGCAAGCTTTGATTATTTTAACTACTACCTCAGGCATTCTGAGAAGAGTGAAGACTGGAGGTCATGCCCAGTCTACAACCTTGTAATACTATGCCTTACAGGATACTCATGTCAATGATAACATAATACTGGGAAAGAAAATCTGTGGAATAAAAAAGGTtggtttttgttaatattattaaaggCATTACGACAAGGGCATTGTTGAGAATGTGCAGTTTACAAGGTGTCTTGAAAGCAGAAAACCAGATATACCTAATAGTTTTTAATTTGCAGGATAattgttttctgtgtttatgAATTATTCTTGAACAGTTTAAATATGTATAATTAATCTGCCATATATATCATCTGGCCATGGTCCTGTCACATTCCACCACTGATTACATTAATAGATGCATTCATCTCTTGTTATGTTGTAATCTCACAATGGATTAGCAGTTGATTGTGTCATCGCTAAAATGTATGATTTTCcctattattgttgttattattattggacCTGTGTAATAATATTTAGCTAAATATCTTCAAATAATAATGGACCACTTTATTTCTATAATAAATGTAGCATTTGTAGTGGTTATATGTCATGGTACTATTCTAGATGCTCCTTATGGGCTGCACGGTCAAATTCACCTTATTTCACCTGCAGTAGAGTATGTTTAATTCAACCAAGCACATTATTACTGTATTATGGTAAGAAATGTCAACTGGTTTAACGTTATCTCATGAAGTCAATTTGAATTAAATGCAGGTAATTAACACATGTAAGAAATGTTTTGTTGACAATTGCATTTAAGTAAACTAAGTCAGTTAACTTAAGAAATTCTTACTGATTGAACAATCAGACCATTGTTATCTTGCATATTTgttctaaaagaaaaaacaaaacccatCACAGATGCTTGGTGGAATGGTGCTGACTTTTACCAGTAGCAGAAATGTCAGGAATCGTCTGAGGTATAGCTGTTTCTACATTAGCAGATGGCATCCTCAGGGTTATCAATGTTTAAATGACGTCATTCATGGGGCCTCTATTTGAGAAGGGATAGAATTGAATAGCATAttggtttctttttcatttattctatttttaagtGAATTGGTTTGGCACCTGAAAACTACACCTTCtcatttctgaatttgttttagAAAGGTTCAAGTTAACATCTGTGTTTGGATTAATGTCCTTCTCTTGTCACTGAATTTGCTTCGGATTGGAATGCCCAGTAATGTTGACTATCTCATGCATAAATTACCTGATATAATTccacagacatttaaaaaaaaaaaatgtatcactcCCACTTTTTTCTAACACTTTTGGATGCATTGAATTCACTGAAACACTTCAGGATGCTTGAACAGGATCTTTTCAATGAAGTTCTCCAACTCTTCTTCGTTATCTTGGGTCTCATCATAATAGTCTTCTTCTCTCTGCATGAGTGCAGGACGAGGGGGATAGTAGTACTGTCGACGAAACGGAGGCTGGTATGTCCTAGGTCTGATGTAGTTGGAGAACGTGATCTGCTGGGCCTGCTTTGGATGGTATCGTCTTGGAATTGCCATGGGTATTTCATCGTAATCTAGGTTGTTATCTATTCTGTTGCTCAAAGAAATATCTGTATTGATGTGATGCCTAGACCTCTGTGGTGGATATTTAGGGTAATACATGCTTGCAGGCATGTGCTGAattgacttttgtttttgatgctGATGTACTGGCTGTGGCTGAGCTATCTGTGGAGCTGATGGAGCTCTAATATGGTCTTTAGGAGTGGGATGGTGTTTGGGCTCAGCCCGCTCTGGGgcatctttcttcttcttctctacaTCATTGATAATGTCAATTACATCATCAGCAGGGAGGTGAAGCTTGCTTGAGATTTCGATAAGTTTGTCAATTGTTTGAGGATCAATATCATCACCACCTTCCTCCCCATTTTCCTCATTTGATCGCTTGTCTTCAGCTGCATTGTCATCATTTTCTTCCCCTCgtctctcctcctcctcttcttcctgttCTTCTTCTGTTAGCTCTAAACTCTTTTTAGACTCATCCTGGTAGCCGTCTTCTTTTCCATGGTTGTCCTTATCCTCAGAGGTTCCTTCTTGTTTCAGGAGGTATTGCAAAAGGAGGTCTGAAGCCATATCTGTtaacttctcctcctcctccctagCTTTTTCTGCTTCAGCTACTTGCCTCCTCACCTCCTCTTCCTCAGCTTCTGCCTCCTCATCTGAATCATAGTCTTTAAATCCTTGGAAGAACTTTGCCATTGGTTTAGTTTTCCCTCTTTGAAGTACCTCGcgttcttctttgttttttgctcCTTTCGCATGTTGACTGCCAACAAGCTCTTCATAAGTAGCCAGTTCCTTAAGAATATCATTCTCTCCAGAGTCAAAGTTGTTCTGTTTTTCAGTAGTGTATCTATCCAGTGAAAGCAAACTGTTAGGTTCTTTGGAGGCTCTCTCCCTCTTGGTGGCTGTACTGAACTTCTGAAGCTCTTTTAGCATGACTTGCAAGTTTTCTAACTCTTGTGGAGTTAGCCCTTGCTCGTCAGTAGTTTTTGAACTCTCTGCAAGCTGCTGCCGCTGCCTCTTCCATTCAGGTCCATCCTCTCCTCTCATTTTAGTTGCACTTCCAGCCCAGGTATGACTTTTCACATTCTCTGTCAACCGGTCTTCATCTCGTCGTTGAGCTTCTTGTTGCTGTACTAGTTCTGCTAAAGTCTCTCCTTCCTTCTGCTCTTGTCCTGCACCTTGATTCTCATTAAGAGCTTCAAGAAGAACTGCAGCTAATGTTTTTGGGTCAATGTCTTTAAATAGTTCATCACTATTGCTTTGACTGTTCTTGGATCCTGGGTAATAAGAGAGAGATCTGATCTGTAGTTCCCTATCATTTTCTTTACCTCTTTCTGGTACATCTTTCCCATTTTCTTGAGGTTTCTCCTGGTTTGACTTAATGTCAAGGTGTTGTATGTTTTCATTGGCAGGGGGAGACTCGTGCATATGTCCTTCTTGAATCTCCAGTGCTACAGGGGCAAGGCTAACATAATGTAAGTTGACGAGGGTCAGGATAAGCAGAAACACAGCACTTGCAGTGTGCTTAGACCAGACCATATCTGTAAAGCCCCTAGGGGAAacaaaatggacagaaaaaaaatttagttttatttttaatattctttttttttttgtcatttttttaaaggcACAATTTTAAGAGaatgtgtgaaaaagaaaaggattccatgtacattaaagaaactGGTGAATTATACACCTTACCTTCCAGTACAAACTAAACCACAAAAACAATGGATGATCAGTAGGAAtcttattaagaaataaatatttcaattaaaaaatataccgTATAGAAGCATGTGCCTGGTTATAtgatacaaatatttaaatttcaaaattacaCAATTTCAGCAGAGAAGAATAACATATTTATATGCTAGTTATTAATATGAGATTCCATAAAGATTGgtgttttttaaaaactgaaaggtCATTctaaactttatattttgtatactaTGTACGTTCTTCATTAAAGATGTAGAACTGGAATATACCAGTGATTATATCACAAATATTTACGTCTTGTGTTATACtttgaatgtaaagaattatatagTGATTGTGTACATAAGATGTGCTATGTCAAACTTGGAGTGGATAATGCGTATAAGGGAGGAATGTGTTGGTCAGTTGTACTCCATCACAGCTCATAACCTGCAGGTACAATCCCTGTGTCTGTCACAGTCTAACTGCAGTATGCATAAACTTTCATCTGCCCTGCATAGGTTTTGTCCGGATGCACTATTTATCCTTTACCACCCAAAGAAATGTATATTAAGCTAACCGGTCTCTCTAATATGATGTCATATAAGAGACAGTGGATGTGCATGAATGAGTGGACAGTCTGGTGGTTTAGCATTTTGCCTGTCAATATCCAAATCAGTTGTAGTATTGAGCCACAAAAGTGAATTTACTTATTATACAATAATTTCTCTACTCTGGTGCTGAAAgacattttttgttcaaaaagAAAGTAGTTTATGTGTTTCATTCATTATGTTTGTAGTAACATATTTTttttcgccctggccatagcaccaaaacagccctggtcagggtcacaaatgaccttctgatgtcaacAGATGCTGGTTCTCCTTCTTtgctcattctccttgacctgacagctgcttttgatacaattgattataatattcttcttcaccatctgcaatacaccattggactttcaggaactgttcaaaattggtttacatcttatttgaccaATAGAACTGTCGCacttggcagcgcaaaatctcacacccataatgttacctgtggtgttccacagggctctgtgttgggccccatccttttcatcatttatatgctcccccttggaagttttattagcagacatggtttttcttttcactgttatgccgatgacactcagctttatcttaggactactcccacctcctctactgctcatctgccaacatctacactgactatttgtttggaggaaatagaggcatggatgaggctcaacttccttcagctaaacagatctaaaacagaagccattttagttgacacaccacaccagcttcgttccactaccatcaccagtatcacttttttctggaaaaaagatacctctttctacatttgttacaaacttgggtgttaaaatggattctcaactaacttttgacacccacattaaacatctctgtaagtcatcttttcaccatctcaggaacattgctaaactccgtccaacaattaccctggcagatgcagagaggcttgtccatgcctttgtctcgtccaggctggattactgtaatgcgctcctcattgggattcctggcaagagtatccagagactccagtacattcagaaaagcgctgtcaggatcctgatgaggctgcgaaagcataaccacatcactcctatcttgaaaacccttcactggctccctgtaccacttagaattgagtacaaggtttccctccttacccattagtgcat
This genomic interval carries:
- the vgf gene encoding neurosecretory protein VGF, with amino-acid sequence MVWSKHTASAVFLLILTLVNLHYVSLAPVALEIQEGHMHESPPANENIQHLDIKSNQEKPQENGKDVPERGKENDRELQIRSLSYYPGSKNSQSNSDELFKDIDPKTLAAVLLEALNENQGAGQEQKEGETLAELVQQQEAQRRDEDRLTENVKSHTWAGSATKMRGEDGPEWKRQRQQLAESSKTTDEQGLTPQELENLQVMLKELQKFSTATKRERASKEPNSLLSLDRYTTEKQNNFDSGENDILKELATYEELVGSQHAKGAKNKEEREVLQRGKTKPMAKFFQGFKDYDSDEEAEAEEEEVRRQVAEAEKAREEEEKLTDMASDLLLQYLLKQEGTSEDKDNHGKEDGYQDESKKSLELTEEEQEEEEEERRGEENDDNAAEDKRSNEENGEEGGDDIDPQTIDKLIEISSKLHLPADDVIDIINDVEKKKKDAPERAEPKHHPTPKDHIRAPSAPQIAQPQPVHQHQKQKSIQHMPASMYYPKYPPQRSRHHINTDISLSNRIDNNLDYDEIPMAIPRRYHPKQAQQITFSNYIRPRTYQPPFRRQYYYPPRPALMQREEDYYDETQDNEEELENFIEKILFKHPEVFQ